The following are from one region of the Paenibacillus sp. KS-LC4 genome:
- a CDS encoding PadR family transcriptional regulator — MPIEKEILKGYIDIIILSLLFEKDMYGYEMAKMAHHKSQFELKEGTMYLSLKRMEKNGLIESYWNDSESGGSRRKYYKILTGGVDRLRQKKQEWIEINQVLSTFLEGVE; from the coding sequence TTGCCAATTGAGAAAGAGATTTTGAAGGGCTATATCGATATTATTATTCTTTCGTTGTTGTTTGAGAAAGATATGTACGGTTACGAGATGGCTAAGATGGCTCATCATAAATCACAATTTGAATTAAAAGAGGGAACGATGTATTTATCTTTGAAAAGAATGGAGAAAAACGGGCTTATTGAATCATATTGGAATGACAGCGAGTCTGGGGGCAGCAGAAGGAAGTATTATAAAATTCTTACCGGCGGTGTAGATCGATTGAGGCAGAAAAAACAGGAGTGGATTGAAATTAATCAAGTGCTTTCCACTTTTTTGGAAGGGGTCGAATGA